In one window of Vulpes vulpes isolate BD-2025 chromosome 1, VulVul3, whole genome shotgun sequence DNA:
- the CENPW gene encoding centromere protein W produces MAVSGALSRRTHVRRKAPRTFLRRLFRRQKPRLRLETGGDLLVHLNCLLFVHRLAEESRMNAFENKDGIIKKEHVQAAAKVILKKSRG; encoded by the exons ATGGCAGTTTCGGGCGCGCTGTCCCGGAGGACGCACGTAAGGCGGAAGGCGCCCCGGACCTTCCTCAGGCGCCTCTTCCGGCGACAGAAGCCGCGGCTACGTCTGGAGACAGGTGGCGACCTCCTG gtgcATCTGAATTGTTTACTGTTTGTTCATCGGTTAGCAGAAGAGTCCAGAATGAATGCTTTTGAGAATAAGGATGGAATCATTAAAAAAGAGCATGTACAGGCTGCAGCAAAG gTAATTCTAAAGAAGAGCAGAGGTTAG